In Rhinopithecus roxellana isolate Shanxi Qingling chromosome 4, ASM756505v1, whole genome shotgun sequence, a single genomic region encodes these proteins:
- the RNF182 gene encoding E3 ubiquitin-protein ligase RNF182, producing the protein MASQPPEDTAESQASDELECKICYNRYNLKQRKPKVLECCHRVCAKCLYKIIDFGDSPQGVIVCPFCRFETCLPDDEVSSLPDDNNILVNLTCGGKGKKCLPENPTELLLTPKRLASLVSPSHTSSNCLVITIMEVQRESSPSLSSTPVVEFYRPASFDSVTTVSHNWTVWNCTSLLFQTSIRVLVWLLGLLYFSSLPLGIYLLVSKKVTLGVVFVSLVPSSLVILMVYGFCQCVCHEFLDCMAPPS; encoded by the coding sequence ATGGCTAGTCAACCTCCCGAAGACACTGCGGAGTCTCAGGCCTCTGACGAGCTCGAGTGCAAAATCTGTTACAATCGATACAATCTGAAACAGAGGaaacccaaagtgctggagtgtTGTCATAGGGTTTGTGCCAAATGCCTCTACAAAATCATAGACTTTGGGGACTCCCCACAAGGTGTCATTGTCTGTCCTTTCTGCAGGTTTGAGACATGCCTGCCAGATGATGAAGTTAGTAGCCTGCCCGATGACAACAACATCCTTGTTAACTTGACTTGTGGAGGCAAAGGGAAGAAGTGCCTGCCAGAGAACCCCACTGAGCTGCTGCTCACCCCCAAGAGGCTGGCCTCTCTGGTCAGTCCTTCTCACACGTCCTCCAACTGCCTGGTCATAACCATCATGGAGGTGCAGAGAGAGAGCTCACCGTCCCTGAGCTCCACTCCTGTGGTAGAATTTTATAGGCCTGCGAGTTTCGACTCTGTCACCACTGTGTCACACAACTGGACTGTGTGGAACTGCACGTCCTTGCTGTTTCAGACATCTATCCGGGTGTTAGTGTGGTTGCTAGGTTTGCTCTACTTCAGCTCCTTACCCTTAGGAATCTACTTATTGGTGTCTAAGAAAGTCACCCTTGGGGTCGTCTTTGTCAGCTTAGTCCCTTCGAGCCTTGTTATTCTTATGGTGTATGGTTTTTGCCAGTGTGTTTGTCATGAATTTCTAGACTGTATGGCACCTCCTTCTTGA